A region of Acidimicrobiales bacterium DNA encodes the following proteins:
- a CDS encoding helix-turn-helix transcriptional regulator has product MAVQFRNVDASPDDDVRTWPYEALVTVVDRGLVPDWQPVFAEIRRSPWGRVARRVERYLAYRDPDGVGTLFRLAIDRARHDADRRDRAEAAARVRAAVERSGLTNAEFASLVGTSASRLSTYLSGKVTPSAALLVRIERVGGEPTNSEANDRIS; this is encoded by the coding sequence ATGGCGGTCCAGTTCCGCAACGTCGACGCCTCGCCCGACGACGACGTCCGCACGTGGCCCTACGAGGCGCTCGTCACCGTGGTCGACCGGGGCCTCGTCCCCGACTGGCAGCCCGTGTTCGCCGAGATCCGCCGCTCGCCCTGGGGACGCGTGGCCCGCCGTGTCGAGCGCTACCTCGCCTACCGCGATCCCGACGGCGTCGGCACCCTGTTCCGGCTGGCCATCGACCGGGCCCGCCACGACGCCGACCGGCGCGACCGGGCCGAGGCGGCCGCCCGCGTACGCGCCGCGGTCGAGCGCTCGGGCCTGACCAACGCCGAGTTCGCCTCGCTCGTCGGCACCAGCGCCTCGCGCCTCAGCACCTACCTGAGCGGCAAGGTCACCCCTTCGGCGGCACTCCTCGTCCGCATCGAACGCGTCGGCGGCGAGCCCACGAACTCGGAGGCGAATGATCGGATCAGTTGA
- a CDS encoding serine/threonine protein kinase has product MSRPLLADDPRRLGAWHLIGRVGEGGFGVVYEAEDDEDRWGAVKVMHRHLATHADYVARFGREVSLARRVRGVHVAEVLDYDLEASPPYFVTEFIDGPTLHEVVARRGGLADDPLYALALALAEAIASITAAGVVHRDLKPGNVLLTPRTPVVVDFGIASAPGLNRLTSTGLVMGTAPYMAPEQFTGGDASPAIDVFAWASVVSFAANGRAPFQEEAGNAAAVMYQVLHHEPDHGTLTGPLAELVAAAHAKDPADRPTAVELVDRLVALRAPAADDPVRTSAMLVEKTWHLAPPPEPPPPPPEPPTPALPAPAPPPEPASAPPPPGAPAPVEAGAGAGAAPAPAAPPAAAVATSVEAPPRPVPAAPALPNVSYTPPLPADRSWRPPPPPPPRATLRPPPPAPSPAAPPPPAAPSPPVATPPARFPATWVAPWVHKLPDFGRLGALSGLVYLGASIAFDRIDDGVPLASTGQVRADESWDAAIALRPVVLLLLVAFVAQRVVRSTAVRRGLTRPEWRGFAVGSAALGIGLSLVPLGATAVLAYAPAVLEPNDRISLEQAGVAGAAALAMSLLSLAGLVFAVRATVHLARAAFGMVVWKG; this is encoded by the coding sequence GTGTCCCGACCGCTGCTGGCCGATGACCCGCGTCGGCTCGGGGCGTGGCACCTGATCGGACGGGTGGGCGAGGGCGGCTTCGGCGTCGTCTACGAGGCCGAGGACGACGAGGACCGGTGGGGCGCGGTGAAGGTCATGCACCGCCACCTGGCCACCCACGCCGACTACGTCGCCCGCTTCGGCCGGGAGGTCTCACTGGCCCGGCGGGTGCGCGGCGTCCACGTCGCCGAGGTGCTCGACTACGACCTCGAGGCGTCGCCGCCCTACTTCGTCACCGAGTTCATCGACGGGCCCACCCTCCACGAGGTGGTGGCGCGCCGCGGCGGCCTGGCGGACGACCCCCTCTACGCCTTGGCCCTGGCGCTCGCCGAAGCCATCGCCTCCATCACCGCTGCGGGCGTCGTGCACCGGGACCTCAAGCCCGGCAACGTCCTGCTCACCCCCCGCACGCCGGTGGTGGTCGACTTCGGCATCGCCTCGGCACCGGGCCTCAATCGCCTCACCTCGACCGGGCTGGTGATGGGCACCGCCCCCTACATGGCCCCCGAGCAGTTCACCGGCGGCGACGCCAGCCCCGCCATCGACGTGTTCGCCTGGGCCTCGGTGGTGTCGTTCGCCGCGAACGGCCGCGCTCCGTTCCAGGAGGAGGCCGGCAACGCCGCCGCCGTCATGTACCAGGTGTTGCACCACGAGCCCGACCACGGCACCCTCACCGGCCCGCTCGCCGAGCTCGTCGCCGCCGCGCACGCCAAGGATCCCGCCGACCGCCCGACCGCCGTCGAGCTGGTGGACCGTCTCGTGGCCCTGCGGGCGCCCGCTGCGGACGACCCGGTGCGCACGTCGGCGATGCTCGTCGAGAAGACGTGGCACCTCGCTCCTCCCCCCGAGCCGCCACCCCCGCCGCCCGAGCCCCCCACCCCGGCACTGCCCGCTCCGGCGCCACCCCCCGAGCCCGCGTCGGCCCCGCCGCCTCCGGGAGCACCGGCGCCGGTCGAGGCGGGGGCAGGGGCGGGGGCGGCGCCGGCGCCGGCGGCACCCCCCGCCGCGGCCGTGGCCACCAGCGTCGAGGCGCCACCCCGGCCCGTGCCCGCGGCCCCGGCGCTGCCCAACGTCTCCTACACCCCACCCCTGCCCGCCGACCGGTCCTGGCGGCCACCGCCGCCCCCGCCCCCGAGAGCCACGCTCCGGCCGCCCCCGCCCGCGCCGTCGCCCGCCGCCCCGCCGCCACCCGCCGCTCCGTCGCCGCCGGTCGCCACCCCGCCGGCGCGCTTTCCGGCCACGTGGGTCGCCCCCTGGGTGCACAAGCTCCCCGACTTCGGCCGCCTGGGCGCGCTGTCGGGCCTCGTCTACCTCGGTGCCAGCATCGCTTTCGACCGCATCGACGACGGCGTGCCCCTCGCCAGCACGGGACAGGTGCGCGCCGACGAGTCCTGGGACGCCGCCATCGCCCTGCGGCCCGTCGTGCTGCTCCTGCTCGTCGCGTTCGTGGCGCAACGGGTGGTGCGCTCCACGGCGGTCCGCCGAGGCCTCACCCGCCCGGAGTGGCGAGGTTTCGCCGTGGGCTCTGCCGCGCTCGGGATCGGCCTCAGCCTGGTGCCCCTCGGCGCCACCGCCGTCCTCGCCTACGCCCCGGCCGTGCTGGAGCCCAACGACCGCATCTCCCTCGAGCAGGCCGGGGTGGCCGGCGCCGCCGCCCTGGCCATGAGCCTGCTCTCCCTCGCCGGGTTGGTCTTCGCCGTCCGTGCCACGGTCCACCTCGCGCGCGCCGCGTTCGGCATGGTGGTCTGGAAGGGCTGA
- a CDS encoding response regulator, whose amino-acid sequence MADERMEQAETTSAGSVLVIDDDETFRRSLVRMAQAAGYRCEAAEGAVEARGKLEESAGDIDVVLCDIQMPGESGLDLLPALVADHPGLAIVMMTGLTDPETAARAVEIGADGYLVKPFDRTELLVAVATAVKRRSLDRTRAVLAEGHERAVLRVRDLSATLGDFEARGAPVSEVDGGSDVSELIDRLSRAVSLRHEETAKHLERMSRFAAILGSAVGFSDYSIDELRVAAALHDVGKIGVPDSVLLKPGRLDPSEYAVIQKHASYGYRLLAGSQSRVIAEAANVALCHHEWWDGSGYPLGIQGEEISEGARIVAVTDVFDALTSDRVYRPRHTFDEAQAMMTELRGRQFEPRLLDAFFAARPQLEAIAAEYPDHAPEDERVRLMVVDDHEIFLDSLVRRLALEEDLRVVGVARSVEEARRGIATYEPDVVLMDFELPDGDGAEATEHVKRYAPAVKVVMLTGRTDQAAMVRALAAGCSGFVTKTEGADHLIGAIRHAHHDEAVPSPADLAPLLAELSGTQRGLGATLSLREIEVLELVAAGLPNKAIGERLYLSVHTVRNHVQRILEKLHVHSKLEAVSVAVREGIIVMPRM is encoded by the coding sequence GTGGCTGACGAGCGCATGGAGCAGGCGGAGACGACCTCGGCCGGCTCGGTCCTGGTCATCGACGACGACGAGACCTTCCGGCGGTCGCTCGTGCGCATGGCCCAGGCCGCCGGGTACCGCTGCGAGGCGGCCGAGGGGGCGGTCGAGGCGCGGGGGAAGCTCGAGGAGAGCGCCGGCGACATCGACGTCGTGCTCTGCGACATCCAGATGCCGGGGGAGTCCGGGCTCGACCTGCTGCCGGCGCTGGTGGCCGACCATCCCGGTCTGGCCATCGTGATGATGACCGGCCTGACGGACCCGGAGACGGCCGCCCGGGCGGTCGAGATCGGGGCGGACGGGTACCTCGTCAAGCCCTTCGACCGAACCGAGCTGCTGGTGGCGGTGGCGACTGCGGTCAAGCGCCGCTCGCTGGATCGCACCCGGGCCGTGCTGGCCGAGGGCCACGAGCGCGCCGTGCTCCGCGTGCGCGACCTCTCGGCCACGCTCGGCGACTTCGAGGCCCGCGGCGCGCCGGTGTCCGAGGTCGATGGCGGATCGGACGTCAGCGAGCTCATCGACCGCCTCTCCCGGGCCGTGTCGCTGCGCCACGAGGAGACCGCAAAGCACCTCGAGCGCATGAGCCGCTTCGCTGCCATCCTCGGGTCGGCGGTCGGCTTCTCGGACTACTCCATCGACGAGCTGCGGGTGGCCGCGGCCCTCCACGACGTCGGCAAGATCGGTGTTCCCGACTCGGTGCTGCTCAAGCCGGGCCGTCTCGACCCGTCCGAGTACGCGGTGATCCAGAAGCACGCCTCCTACGGCTACCGCCTGCTGGCGGGCTCGCAGTCGCGCGTGATCGCCGAAGCGGCCAACGTCGCGCTCTGCCACCACGAGTGGTGGGACGGCTCGGGCTACCCGCTCGGCATCCAGGGCGAGGAGATCTCCGAGGGCGCCCGCATCGTCGCGGTCACCGATGTGTTCGACGCGCTGACCTCGGACCGGGTCTACCGGCCCCGACACACCTTCGACGAGGCCCAGGCGATGATGACCGAGCTCCGGGGCCGACAGTTCGAGCCCCGGTTGTTGGACGCCTTCTTCGCGGCCCGCCCGCAGCTCGAGGCCATCGCCGCCGAGTACCCGGACCACGCCCCCGAGGACGAACGCGTGCGCCTGATGGTCGTCGACGACCACGAGATCTTCCTCGACAGCCTCGTGCGACGGCTGGCCCTCGAGGAGGACCTGCGCGTGGTCGGTGTCGCCCGCAGCGTCGAGGAGGCGCGGCGCGGCATCGCCACCTACGAGCCCGACGTCGTGCTCATGGACTTCGAGCTTCCCGACGGCGACGGGGCGGAGGCCACCGAGCACGTCAAGCGGTACGCACCGGCGGTGAAGGTGGTCATGCTGACGGGCCGGACGGACCAGGCCGCGATGGTCCGGGCGCTGGCGGCGGGGTGCTCGGGGTTCGTCACCAAGACCGAGGGCGCCGACCACCTCATCGGGGCGATCCGCCACGCCCACCACGACGAGGCGGTGCCCTCCCCGGCCGACCTGGCTCCTCTGCTGGCGGAGCTGAGCGGCACCCAGCGAGGGCTCGGCGCCACCTTGAGCCTGCGAGAGATCGAGGTGCTCGAGCTCGTCGCCGCCGGCCTGCCCAACAAGGCCATCGGCGAGCGGCTCTACCTCAGCGTGCACACCGTCCGGAACCACGTGCAGCGCATCCTCGAGAAGCTGCACGTCCACTCGAAGCTCGAGGCCGTGTCCGTCGCCGTGCGCGAGGGGATCATCGTGATGCCCCGGATGTAG
- a CDS encoding PAS domain S-box protein yields MSGGEGLLGANVGALLDAAPDAIVVSDQDGRIRLVNRQAEALFGYDRAELIGEPVELLVPQQTLARHPQLRARYLHAAVARPMGAGQELSARRKDGSEVPVEIALSSIRTDEGLLVSAAVRDVSERKRTEAKYQGLLDAAPDAIVAVDEDGTIQLVNRQAEALFGYGREELLGGSLELLIPERVKGVHPGHRQAYFAHPVTRPMGAGLELSARRRDGTEFPVDISLSSVTTEEGRLVTAAVRDVTDRQRAQVEQAELEDRLRRAEVEEARAQMEAQLQQSQRLESIGQLAGGIAHDFNNLLAGIMNYSELVLAGVSAARDRHGDAQLDEVAADTREIMAVAGRAADLVRQLLIFSRREVTKPVVLDLNAVVTEMEKLLARTIGEDIHLQTSLRPGLAHTTVDKAQFEQVLMNLAVNARDAMPDGGRLTLMTSEFEADEDYASTHGIAPGPYVRLTVSDTGTGMPPDVAERAFEPFFTTKSRDRGSGLGLATVYGIVTQAGGDLTLYSEVGLGTTVRVNLPATVDRAEPGDHESAGPPPGGGETVLLVEDEAMVREPARRMLVQRGYTVLAAADAAEALELAEGHHGTIDLLLTDVVMPGLSGKALAELLVEQRPDLQVLFMSGYSHDVIAHQGVLEEGVMLVEKPFVAEVLLAAIRERLDGEVEGG; encoded by the coding sequence ATGTCAGGTGGCGAGGGCCTGCTCGGGGCGAACGTGGGGGCGCTGCTCGACGCCGCCCCTGACGCGATCGTCGTCAGCGACCAGGACGGCCGCATCCGGCTGGTCAACCGCCAGGCCGAGGCGCTGTTCGGCTACGACCGGGCTGAGCTGATCGGCGAGCCGGTCGAGCTGCTCGTGCCGCAGCAGACGCTCGCCCGCCATCCGCAGCTGCGGGCCCGCTACCTGCACGCGGCGGTGGCCCGGCCGATGGGGGCCGGCCAGGAGCTGTCCGCCCGTCGCAAGGACGGCTCCGAGGTCCCGGTCGAGATCGCGCTCTCGTCCATCCGCACCGACGAGGGGCTGCTGGTGTCGGCGGCGGTGCGCGACGTGTCGGAGCGCAAGCGGACCGAGGCGAAGTACCAGGGGTTGCTCGACGCCGCTCCGGACGCGATCGTGGCCGTGGACGAGGACGGGACCATCCAGCTGGTGAACCGTCAGGCCGAGGCCCTGTTCGGCTACGGCCGGGAGGAGCTGCTGGGTGGGAGCCTCGAGCTGCTGATCCCGGAGCGGGTGAAGGGCGTTCATCCGGGCCACCGGCAGGCGTACTTCGCCCACCCCGTGACCCGGCCCATGGGTGCCGGACTCGAGCTGTCGGCGCGGCGGCGTGACGGGACCGAGTTCCCCGTCGACATCTCGCTGTCGTCGGTCACCACCGAGGAGGGCCGCCTGGTGACGGCGGCGGTGCGCGACGTCACCGATCGCCAGCGGGCTCAGGTCGAACAGGCCGAGTTGGAGGATCGGCTGCGACGCGCCGAGGTGGAGGAGGCGCGCGCCCAGATGGAGGCGCAGCTCCAGCAGTCGCAGCGGCTCGAGAGCATCGGGCAGCTGGCCGGGGGCATCGCCCACGACTTCAACAACCTGCTGGCGGGGATCATGAACTACTCGGAACTGGTCCTCGCCGGCGTGTCGGCCGCCCGCGACCGCCACGGCGACGCCCAGCTCGACGAGGTGGCCGCCGACACGCGGGAGATCATGGCCGTGGCGGGCCGGGCCGCCGACCTGGTGCGCCAGCTGCTCATCTTCTCGCGGCGTGAGGTGACCAAGCCCGTGGTGCTGGACCTGAACGCCGTGGTCACCGAGATGGAGAAGCTCCTCGCCCGCACCATCGGCGAGGACATCCACCTCCAGACCTCGCTGCGTCCGGGCCTGGCCCACACCACGGTGGACAAGGCACAGTTCGAGCAGGTCCTCATGAACCTCGCCGTCAACGCGCGCGACGCGATGCCCGACGGCGGCCGCCTGACGCTGATGACCTCCGAGTTCGAGGCCGACGAGGACTACGCCTCCACCCACGGCATCGCTCCGGGGCCCTACGTGCGCCTCACCGTCTCGGACACCGGGACGGGCATGCCCCCGGACGTCGCCGAGCGGGCCTTCGAGCCGTTCTTCACCACCAAGTCCCGCGACCGCGGCTCCGGTCTCGGGCTGGCGACGGTCTACGGCATCGTCACCCAGGCGGGGGGAGACCTCACCCTCTACTCCGAGGTGGGGCTCGGCACGACGGTGCGGGTCAACCTGCCCGCGACCGTCGACCGCGCCGAGCCCGGCGACCACGAGTCGGCGGGACCGCCGCCCGGCGGGGGTGAGACGGTCCTCCTCGTCGAGGACGAGGCCATGGTGCGCGAGCCCGCACGCCGGATGCTGGTCCAGCGCGGCTACACGGTCCTCGCCGCGGCCGACGCCGCCGAAGCGCTCGAGCTCGCCGAGGGACACCACGGGACCATCGATCTCCTGCTGACCGACGTGGTGATGCCGGGTCTGTCGGGCAAGGCCCTGGCGGAGCTGCTGGTGGAGCAACGACCGGACCTTCAGGTGTTGTTCATGAGTGGCTACAGCCACGACGTGATCGCCCATCAGGGCGTGTTGGAAGAAGGGGTGATGCTGGTGGAGAAGCCGTTCGTGGCTGAGGTGCTGTTGGCGGCGATCCGTGAACGCCTGGACGGGGAGGTGGAAGGTGGCTGA
- a CDS encoding DUF192 domain-containing protein yields the protein MTSRRAAPPLRRAAAFVLVAGALLVAVACGGGDDEAVDDGRSGRAEPTAAVDGACADLEPIGEFGEVLVTVDGDEHCLLLAQTPEERARGLMEVTDLAGYPGMLFAFPADSEGGFWMRNTPTPLSIAYLDASGAIVSTADMEPCDDVPTCPSYPASGPYRFTVEVPRGELTGLGLEGPARLTVESEIDPS from the coding sequence ATGACCTCTCGCCGCGCCGCTCCACCGCTGCGCCGCGCCGCCGCGTTCGTGCTCGTCGCCGGCGCGCTCCTCGTCGCGGTGGCGTGTGGCGGGGGCGACGACGAGGCCGTGGACGACGGCCGCTCGGGGCGGGCGGAGCCGACCGCAGCCGTGGACGGGGCGTGCGCCGACCTCGAGCCGATCGGCGAGTTCGGCGAGGTGCTCGTCACCGTCGACGGCGACGAGCACTGCCTGCTGCTCGCCCAGACGCCCGAGGAGCGGGCGCGTGGCCTGATGGAGGTCACCGACCTCGCCGGCTACCCCGGCATGCTCTTCGCCTTCCCTGCCGACAGCGAGGGTGGCTTCTGGATGCGCAACACGCCCACCCCGCTGTCCATCGCCTACCTCGACGCCTCGGGGGCCATCGTCTCCACGGCGGACATGGAGCCGTGCGACGATGTCCCCACCTGCCCCTCGTACCCGGCGTCGGGGCCCTACCGCTTCACGGTCGAGGTGCCCCGGGGCGAGCTCACCGGCCTCGGTCTGGAGGGCCCTGCACGGCTCACCGTCGAGAGCGAGATCGACCCCTCCTAG
- a CDS encoding sterol desaturase family protein, whose product MAALAVLAGVVAWSFTEYVIHRWFMHAELGPAIASRGHLEHHRHPTKRPLASPLSLMMTLLVGLGFLCPVGAWLATVVGAPWYTGALVGLSGIATYLVYERVHFQSHFRPARTRYTRWQQRRHLHHHGRGGTVNFGVTSPVWDVVFRTYEPVDVDEPVPARLTAF is encoded by the coding sequence GTGGCAGCCCTGGCGGTGCTCGCCGGCGTCGTGGCGTGGAGCTTCACCGAGTACGTGATCCACCGGTGGTTCATGCACGCCGAGCTCGGACCCGCCATCGCCTCGCGGGGCCATCTCGAGCACCACCGCCACCCCACCAAGCGGCCGCTGGCCTCCCCGCTGTCGCTGATGATGACCCTCCTCGTGGGGCTCGGGTTCCTCTGCCCCGTCGGCGCCTGGCTGGCCACCGTGGTCGGCGCGCCCTGGTACACCGGGGCGCTGGTCGGCCTCTCGGGCATCGCCACCTACCTCGTCTACGAGCGGGTCCACTTCCAGTCCCACTTCCGCCCCGCCCGCACCCGCTACACCCGTTGGCAGCAACGCCGCCACCTTCACCACCACGGCCGCGGCGGCACCGTGAATTTCGGGGTGACGAGCCCCGTCTGGGACGTCGTGTTCCGCACCTACGAACCGGTCGACGTCGACGAGCCCGTCCCCGCCCGTCTCACCGCCTTCTGA
- a CDS encoding type I pantothenate kinase: MTGADPLDQVVDRLAPVPGRTRVLAIAGPVAVGKSTIATELADRVRAGGASVEVVTTDGFLRPNAVLEAQGLLDRKGRPETYDLDRLDALVAAARAGEASLSAPVYSHQRYDVLDEPDVFARPDLLVVEGVVALQRRFGDLGVYVDAAVEDLEAWYVARMHDLVRDAADDPESFYFGWADLGPETVTELAVAVWTEVNLPNLVEDIAPSAARADVVVHKGPDHAIRALRWNRR, encoded by the coding sequence GTGACGGGTGCGGACCCGCTCGACCAGGTGGTCGACCGCCTCGCTCCCGTGCCGGGACGGACCCGCGTGCTCGCCATCGCCGGCCCCGTCGCCGTGGGCAAGTCGACCATCGCCACCGAGCTCGCCGATCGGGTCCGCGCCGGCGGCGCCTCGGTCGAGGTGGTCACCACCGACGGCTTCCTCCGGCCCAACGCCGTCCTCGAGGCGCAGGGCCTGCTCGACCGCAAGGGCCGCCCCGAGACCTACGACCTGGACCGCCTCGACGCCCTGGTCGCCGCGGCCCGCGCCGGCGAGGCCTCCCTCTCGGCCCCGGTGTACTCCCACCAGCGCTACGACGTGCTCGACGAGCCGGACGTCTTCGCCCGCCCGGACCTGCTCGTCGTCGAAGGCGTCGTCGCCCTCCAGCGGCGCTTCGGCGACCTCGGCGTGTACGTCGATGCCGCCGTGGAGGATCTGGAGGCGTGGTACGTGGCCCGCATGCACGACCTGGTCCGCGACGCCGCCGACGACCCCGAGTCGTTCTACTTCGGCTGGGCCGACCTCGGCCCCGAGACCGTCACCGAGCTCGCCGTCGCGGTCTGGACCGAGGTCAACCTGCCGAACCTGGTCGAGGACATCGCCCCGAGCGCGGCCCGCGCCGACGTCGTGGTGCACAAGGGCCCGGACCACGCGATCCGGGCCCTACGCTGGAACCGGCGCTAG
- the panB gene encoding 3-methyl-2-oxobutanoate hydroxymethyltransferase: MTVPAVRARKVADGAEPLVMVTAYDAPGARIADEAGVDLILVGDSLAMVVLGYEDTLQVTIEDMAHHTAAVARAKPKALIVGDLPWMSYHVSTEDTVRNAAALIRAGAQCVKLEGGRKRLPMIEALVAAEIPVMGHLGLTPQSVHAMGGFKVQGKEAEAALQLVAEAKALAHAGCFALVLEGVPDVVAAMVTAAVDVPTIGIGAGRHCDGQVLVYHDLLGIEDRVAPKFVRRYADLKGDAVSAMAAFADDVRTGAFPNDDESYHVSGEVAESLELYGSTPPPGA; encoded by the coding sequence ATGACCGTGCCCGCCGTGCGCGCCCGCAAGGTCGCCGACGGGGCCGAACCCCTGGTGATGGTGACGGCGTACGACGCGCCCGGCGCCCGCATCGCGGACGAGGCCGGGGTCGACCTGATCCTGGTGGGCGACTCGCTCGCCATGGTGGTGCTCGGCTACGAGGACACCCTCCAGGTGACCATCGAGGACATGGCCCACCACACCGCCGCGGTGGCGCGGGCCAAGCCCAAGGCCCTCATCGTGGGCGACCTGCCGTGGATGAGCTACCACGTGTCCACCGAGGACACCGTGCGCAACGCCGCCGCCCTCATCCGGGCCGGCGCGCAGTGCGTCAAGCTCGAGGGCGGCCGCAAGCGACTGCCCATGATCGAGGCCCTCGTGGCCGCCGAGATCCCCGTCATGGGCCACCTCGGGCTCACCCCGCAGTCGGTGCACGCCATGGGCGGCTTCAAGGTGCAGGGCAAGGAGGCCGAGGCCGCGCTGCAGCTCGTGGCCGAGGCCAAGGCCCTCGCCCACGCCGGGTGCTTCGCCCTCGTGCTCGAAGGTGTCCCCGACGTCGTGGCCGCCATGGTCACCGCGGCGGTGGACGTGCCCACCATCGGCATCGGCGCCGGCCGCCACTGCGACGGCCAGGTGCTCGTCTACCACGACCTGCTCGGCATCGAGGACCGTGTCGCCCCCAAGTTCGTGCGCCGCTACGCCGACCTCAAGGGCGACGCCGTGAGCGCGATGGCGGCCTTCGCCGACGACGTGCGCACCGGCGCCTTCCCCAACGACGACGAGAGCTACCACGTCAGCGGCGAGGTGGCCGAGTCCCTCGAGCTCTACGGCTCCACGCCCCCGCCGGGCGCCTGA